AATAATGGGATAAATGACCTCATGATGATGAGGATGTACATTGCattggtatatatatttttaatccgAGGGCCAAAAACGAAAATAGCTAGGCACCAACCTCCTCCATAACACAcgaaatttagagaaaattgTTTCACCAACTGTAGTACGTACCTACTGCTACCATTCTAGTTTAGACACGTTACGATGCTAAATGTTAGTATATTTTATGGAGctcaaattacttttaaatggTACTATATAAGGATAAGCAATAGACAGAGAGGATGGTATATAACATATTTCTCCGTACATCAATTAAtagtttcataatttttctccTACACACTTGTATATGTGTTTAGTTCTACAAAGATTCTGAGTTTAAGTGGGTGGGTAAAGCAAGTTGAGTTTAGTGGAGGATtatcttattcttttattaaaataatcttgttttaaaaaataatttcaaaaactagGGTGCACCAGCAAAactatagtaaaaataataaggcAGTGAAGTGGTGGATCGAGTACTCGATAATGCATCAAAGTTGTGAACTTGGTCCACAACTCTGGTGAGTTGTCTGTTCTCACTGGCAGACAATGTTACCATGTGTCTCGTATGTACAGAGTTATGGATAcgataagaaaattaatatatctcAACACATTTTAAGTACATTGGGAGATCGAGAGTCGAGAAGTTTAGGAATTAGATGTTCCTTACTTCCAACGCGCTTATTACAGTATCAGAAGTTAACTATTTTTGACGCACTTCATTCTTGTGTATTCATTCATATCAGCGTCAAAAAATCATCTTCCGACATTCTTACATGCGTTAGGAGATCCTTTTCCAAcacatttttgtatatatgtcGACACTgttatttcttgtagtgggGCTAGGTACACGACTTCAATATGACTTCAATGCTCATtacctaaaataatttaccatatataattgtatatatagCTACCATATTTACTTTCTCCTTATCTAAAACAATTTACCATagaattagatttttttttatgtaaataataataatataaaatgcgtgtttttctaatttactcataacaaattattattgaaaactttttctttcaagattttgcaaaaatggcaaaaggATTTAAGATAATAGAGCTAGTCATTTATATggtcaaaattgtaaaaatagcaaatttaaaaatagattgtTTATGGattattgcaaaaaaaaaaggtggtatgaattttttttttttttcatttaaaacaatttccctttttcgtttgttaaacttaaattttgggtaaaacaatttatttcattttttatatatactatggGTTTAATTTTCTATCTACATTTAGTAactaaattgaatatatatataactatttgTAAATCAATTTACAAACACTACTTTTATatcttatcattttattttattttatataaatattgaaaaatcctaatcatgttttgaaaatctaaaaccaacattttttttgaagGAAAACACTTTTCATCTTCTAAATTTGTCTACATTtcacaaatatttgttttaaaagaaattaaatgtacGGCAAAGAAGCTATGAATAAAAACCTCCATACCCACTTctgattaaaaaagaaaaaacaacatgAATTTAAACACGAAATCATGATCAAATCGTGCAAAAGTATttagtttcttaatttaaaaaagaaacatataattttgattcatGACTATGTTGGTTCCTCCAAGGAATTTTCTCCATTTATTGCAAAGAGATATTCAGAAGAATAATGAATCATTGAAtataaaacttcttttttttgtattcacTAAACAACACAATATCATGTATAGCATTAAGTACTCTCCCAAACATACACATACgtattacaataattatacgttaaaaaaaaaaaaaaaaaaaaactctgcTCTCTAATGGAATATAATTGACAGTTTAAAGtttgtagaaaataaaaaagaagtatatATAAAGCATATGAAGTTTCCAGGAGAGAGAGGTAGAATTAGGTGAGATGAAATGAATAATACTGTTGGGATAAGATggatgattaaaaaaaaacaaacacactTTTGCTAATAAAAAGCTAAATACATTAATGGATTCCTCAAAACATTCTTAAACTAAGACTTTTGAACCTTTCTTACACTTCATGATTAagctttttttcttaagaactATGGCAACTCACAGCCTTGCAATATATTCTGAAAAGacaattgaactttttttttttcttctttttaacacTAAACCAGCTTAtatatgttgaattaattCCCACAAAAATAAGGATTTGCCAATTCATTTCACTTGCCTatctaatttgaattttgccaattattttattttcttgaaagatCAACCTTCCCTCTCCACTCGTATTTGTCCTTGTCATGACTTTTCTCGTGATAACGACCATTGTACTAATTTTTCTAAAGATCCTTATAGTAATAATTGTTAAAAGTATacataaaatgtttaattaattacttgagtcttacaccttttttttcctttgagaTGAATGTTtccttctatttattttaagccTTAGCCTACGGGTACCCTCAACgtgtttaatttataacaCATGACCATTGGAATAATTAATTCTAGTCAatagaaaagttggaaattgGTTAATCAAACAGTTTAACCTAAGTAGctaaataattgaatattaGTAATAGAGTGATAAGATGATAAAATGatgtgttttgaattttgaattttgatgtaTGTTATGAGTTTTTTGACGGCTCATTAGAAAGCTAAATTCCATTATCTCTTGGGTTTGGTGGTTGTCTAATTGGATAGTGGCTTTGTTATTGTGGGAGATAAGACATCATAATTCAATTCTtctttaataacaaataattttttttcttctctaaaaaTGGTATTCTAATAccaattttctttgttttatgattttaggAATAAAAACAGGAATCTGTgactctttttgttttatttagcCCCAAAAATTCACAAAACCTTACCcttttaatctcaaattttctctaaataatcACCCTTAGTCTTGAGCGTTAATTAAGAATGAAATATGAAGTCagattatataattaaattttattctcatcaaaaaaattagtaaaatttaattaatcatagttttaaattaactaatagacattaaacatttaatgaaaaattgactaagttgaaagtataaatcttaaaatatcataatcaaactcaaataaaatttaaaacttaaaagtaagattattttgaaacctatggattaaatgaaaactaaacccaaaactaataaagttttttaaaaataaaaatttgattaagtAATAAATTGTTAGATAAATAGATGAAACTTTTGTAGGAAAAATTTGAAGGTTATCCCAAACTGACAtgttatttctaaaattaataacaaaactacaaataattaaatatgggGCAAACTGAAAGCTAACCTATGtcccaaattgaaatttgtgaCAAAAGTTGGCAAATCATAATGGTGACGCATATTTTGTCATGACCATTGAATCGAATAAgctaatttgatattaatatttgagttCATACTCATTTGAATCCAAAAAATGAGATTAATTTGACCTAAAGACAAACCTATCTCAAGACCCAATAAATTGGGTCCAAATGCCAAGTTTATGAACGACCAAGTCCATGTCCACACAAAACTCACGTGAGAACtacataaatatatgttttttcattcatttgagAGATTCGAAAAATTGAGACTTTAGGAAAGCTAAAGAGAAATTTCTCAACAATAGTAAATCTTCCTAAATTCTTGAATactaagttattttttaagatacacatttttttaacaactttAACTTCAAGAAGATTGTTCCACTTCATCAAATCAAACACACATTCAAAATCACATAaccaaatatttgaatatcaaactatatttgaataaataaacataaacacaCCTCTATGGAACACGTTTCTCCAAAAATCTACGTGAacaataacttttaatttatttttttacaaaaccaATATGTGAATCAAGAATTTTGAATTGTAAGGTTCCCAtatgaaatgatttgttttttacaaTTAAGTCTATAACTGTGTGAGCTTGCATTTGATGGGTTGACCAACTTGCATTTGAAGCCCTCTTGATATGTTTAGAACTTTTAGTTGAAAAAGGTTCTTTATTGCTAACTTTTGATTCTCATCCTAGTACCTACTTACTACTTTAATTGCTAGATAACATGTGATTGCTTTTCTTTGTTCAAATCACTTTAAAAGTTGGtgtctttaaatttaatttaacatgaAACCTTATGCAcaccattcttttttctttgactTTCTCATCATCTTTCAATTGAACCTATCATTTCagataaacaaataaatattctaagattaGAACACCATACAAAATTACGAAATTGAATCAACCAAACACaccttcaatttctttaattcttttttttttcaaactgtctGTACTTTTGGAAACTCGtatgataaattaaatgaagtggttagatgtgaaagGCATTTATAATATACATGTCCATTGAGCAAAGATTCCTAGATCAACCTCTTTGCTACATACATGGATTTCATATAGTCTCATATTCATATACATAGTTCATATACTATACTATAGTTTCAGTTTTACcaatttgattaatattttgtgaaaGGAAACCTAGAGCAAgattaatttaactaattgaAACTTGTTGTATTTCCCCTAAACTTTACCCAACTCAACAAGCAAGTTCAACTGCCAATTCCTCCACCAACAGGCTGAAGATTGCAAGCTCCAAATCAGTGGCTGCTTCTACTCTCTGCTCTTGGTTTTCCTTCCACTCACCAACCTCCTTCCTCAAATCTTCTTCCACCATCATGTCAATGGTGTTGAATTCCACCTCCTTCCACAGCTCCAACCTATTGCAAACTCTTTGAATCACCTCTTCTCTTGTATTGTCACTGCTTCTATCTGCCTCTTCTTCGGCAACGAGATCGGCAACAAGTTTCCTCATGTCTTGAGGAAGAAATTGTTTGGATTTACAGAAGTTTGCATCGCTCGCGACCTCTTCCACAAACCATTCAATGTCATTTTCGTTATCCCATTGAACTGACTCATTGTAGTACTCACACTCCCCATTATCAAAATAGTTGTAATTGTTCTCGTCTTGTTCTTCCTCTAGCATTATTTTCTCAAGTTCAATTGGGTCCAAGTCTGCAAGTCTCTCGAACCTCCGAAGCTTGTTTAATAGTTGCTGCTTTGTTCCTAACGTATATGTAAAATGGAAATCAGTTATTTATAGAATGAAATGATAGAACTGATGAGctctaaatttgaaatgagtTACTTGAAGAACTGCAAATCATACGACTAACTAATCAACTTCACTGACTatgaaagttttcttttagttgACAAAAGAATATCCCAATTCTCATCGAATCCAAACATGAAACTGAAGAACATAACAGATTTTAATTCTAGACTTCTAATCTCCCATTACATACAgagttgattttgaatgacaaGGGACCAGAGAATTGATGCCTTAACAGTGTTTTAAATACTAAACCAAAGCTACTTACTTTGCACAGTTGCATAGCTGCATTCCATATCATAGTCTTCTGCGTCTCCATCGCCATCCCTCTCCCGGTCGCCATGCCCTTCATCGTAGCTATCGTCGAAAGGAGCATCCAATACAGACACAGGACTACATTGTTCcttatcttcttcatcttcttctacttGAAATTTATTCAAGCTTTCTGCAACGACTATGTCCTGTAATAACATTCAAACAAAAGTCAAAAATCAGGATGATGGGTACTCTACAACATAAAATCCAGATTCTTTACTTGAAAGAGAATTTAATTGATATCAGCCTAATTTTGTCAATTGAGTGCTCAGTACTGCATCAGACCCCAATAAGCTAATCAAATTGTCAAACATCCAAATGAACTTTGAAGGTATCATTAGTGAATTTCATCtaataaaaactaatgaaCATGAAGGGTAATCAGTTTTGATCaaagaaaagttcaaaagaaTTGATCAGAGACTAGTACTATAAAAGCTATTTTTACTGTGTtccaaaaaggaagaaagtaAGGCAATACTGCAAAATAAAgagcaaaaaagaaagtgatttTTGTCTGTTTTAAGCAAATAGTTTCCCAACCAGTCCTCAGAGCaagtgaaaaaagagaaaacgaTCTAAATTGCAGAGATATGCTCACAAGTACTATCAACAACACTCAGAGCATTTAATGTCAATGTTCAAAAATGTCACATTTACCCTCCCTCCTGAAATGGAATCAGAATTCCTAAAAACAgagtaaaatttcaaattacagATGATGATTTTGACAAACCTCTTTGTTACGGCCACAAGGAGAGGCCGCCGGAGAGAGAAAATCCGGCGTCCGGCAACCGAAGGATGGGCTACGCTGAAGAACAAACCGGAAAGGACTTTCGCAGTAATCTTCTCCAAAATAAGCCACGGAAGTCTCCTCTGAATCCTCAGATTGGCTACTACACGATGTTCCTAAATCCATTGATCCTCCTTCTTCGTTGGTTTCAGACCAGAAGCCATAGCTAGACCTTCCATTGTTGGAACTTGTCTCACCCTGCACTGTTTGCCTTCGAATGGAGCTTTTTCTTTGCCCAAATGACGCTAAATCCGTCCCACTACCACAAGCTTCAGTTTCACGGTTATTATTCCGATTACGAAGAGTTAACCTCTTTAAAACAGACCCAAATCGCGCAAACCCTTGATTCTTAATCTGggattttttagttttggaagACGATTTCTGTTTGTGAATCTTGAGAGCAGCTTCAAGAAGCAAACCAGCGGTTCTAGCAGGGATATGAAGGAAGATAGCATTAGGGCTCTTGCAAGGGCTATTTCTCGCGGGAGAACGAAACTCAAATAACGGAGATTTCCTAAAGTCCGGCGAAGGGTGGAAGGACGTAAAACAAGCATTTCTACAGAAATTTCCCGGGAAAATTGAATTGGTGGAGATGGGTTTTCGTTTCTTAACTTGCAAATGGGTTTTAGGCGAAACCCTTTTGAGATTAACCCGTTTCTCGGCAATGTAGGTGTTCAAATGAAAAGGCTCTTGATCCTGTTCCAATAACTCGTGCAAATGCTTTTGAGCCatcatcaaacaaagaaacaaagaaacaaagaaacaaagaaacaaagaatcaATGAAACAGAATCCAAGAAGCGCAGAGATTTGATGTtcagatgaaaatgaaattgagaagCATGAAAAGGGAGTGAAGTTGAAGAGGTTTCAACTGCAGTGGAAGAATGAATGAAggagaaaatggagaagaaggagaaatgcagaggaagagaagagttgagggattttaaaaaaagaaagagtcaGAAAATCGAGGCAAAGGCGAGAGAGTCACAAgtggaaaaaacaaaacaactacAAAACAGGGTAAGAGAAATTTGTccaaaaatgaataaagaatTGCAGAGTTGTGTGTAATGTAATACGGATTTGATTATAAGAAAAACACACcaattttatatctatatatatatggaaatgTAATGCTGTGTAATAAAGATTCCATGCATTTGCAAATTAACATAATATAAAACATAGTGATTGTCACaccaaaaatacaaaacctaattaatactaattttttgTCACAAACTTAGATATGATAATTGCATCTCTCCTTTCTTCTGTGCTCTCTCCTCCCAAATTTTAACCCAACATTCCAGCAACGAAGAATTAAGggtctaacttttttttcatctcaattttatttaaaaagaatataccTCGATACATATTATCAAAGACGATTTTAGTATTTTCCATTTAgtaaaaattagtttagtttgCATGGTATATGCAGAGGAATATGAAAGggcaaaacaaacaaacaaaaaacatttattgcatcttaaattacaaaaattaaatagaattcGAAGGCTAATTGATAAATAGTGGTTGACTTCTATAAAGTTGTAAAATACTATGAAGTGAAAGAGCATTGGGAAAAGGTAGTTTTAGAATGGAATTAATTGGTTTTATGGAGAAGGAGGAAAGGCTGAATTTTAGAAAAGCAACAAAGATCCAAAGTGTTCcatgaaaatgagaatttaccaaactttttgaaactaagttggaaaaaaatgatttatacCCTTTTAAAAGTAACTTTTAGAGcttatgtaaatttaaaaatttgaagagttGTATTTTGTTTGACAAATATCATGTCAAATACTTTATAATTGAAGTTAATTAAAGTCTTAAGGCTTTTGTAGCCAATTGAGAATAATAGGTGAACTTTGTGTTTCATTGTCGGATAAACCATACTATGTAATAGTAAAGATAGAAAGgattgaaaaggaaaggaaaggaaagcaGTGGCATTGAGTACTCACTCACAGGATTGGTGACCCCAAAGCCATTGCCTACGCTCAAAAATTGGTGCACTTTCCACATACCTTCActcattattattcatttcataACTTGAATTTACACCATCTTTTCAATTCCTCccttctttcctttcctttttcttctttatttttcacacTTCATTCTAAAATTGAACACCCACCCtagattaattatatatgtatactcAACATTATACAACAATTACtaaacaaattgaatttatCTACCATTCAATCCTTATCTTATATTagtcattttatttgattcgTTTTGATTATGTCTATTTATTGACTAAAAAATGCTTTATTTTTACcgatttaattttgaaattatttgaaacaatatattatctttttactCCAAACAAGAAGCAAAAAATGATAGTTAAGATATAAATGATTAAGAAGGGCttgtatttgtttaaaatacacttcAAACTTCAAACGATGTTcctttttttggtttaaaatgacttattttttaaattaagcaAGTGAGTATTAATTTCTAACACTAATTTTATCATAGAAAAACTTCACAAAATACtctttattgaaataatatttaaaaaaaacagtttaggaatgaaaaaaaactttccaaaagTTGGGAGCatgaaaataattcattttttttctagaatgAAAAGAGTACTTTTGTATAATTCAACCTTTGTTTATTTGGTgtttatattagtttattgATAGCAATAAAGGTAAACATTAGTATATTGCAAAATTTGGATGGAGTTTGGGTGAATAAATCattgaacaaataaataaaattaaacctttgtttcctttttatattattttatttttcctaaaatagaAGTGaggaatgaaaatttaaacttttccaacttcatatttatatcaatcttttttacaagctaaaaaaaaatacacaccAAGTGTAAGTAATTAAGGTAAGgtttatttataactaaatttttataaacaaaaataaaataaattgtaagaataataataataagaagaagaattaatgggatattttaaaaggaaaaaggaaaagggaaggAAAAGGAGGAGGGGGGGAGGAGGGACACGTGGGCtgttaattaatgaaatggtAATATTGAAGGACATATTTGCAGTTGAGTACCTCCTAAAGTTCTTCTTTACAGCTGTACCCCTACCATTCTCTGTGATTTCTCTACTCCAAATTCGAATACCCAAAATATTTTGGAtatactttctatttttttctacattaattaattaattaattgcatTTATATTAGAGCAAAATATatgcatataatatatatgtcaaGTTGGtccttttgtttttgagtATTATGTTAAGTGGTGTTGGTTATCGAAACATATTGTTAGGTTTTATATTATAAGTAGATGGACTAGGTAAGCACATGTACCAGAAAAGGCAAAAACTtaacaaaactttttaattaaagttaaagggctttgatatttttgtaaaacgACAGAGAAAAAGAGGCAAAAAGGTAAATACCATTTCTTTAGTCATTGCCCCGTATAGCTGCAAACAAACATCTCTATTGCCCTATACTACActactaatataaataaatagacaCAATAAACATGAGACTACTGCATTGTTgctaattaatataataaccATGGAGTACTAATCAAATCtctattcattcaaattttattttctaagttaGCAACCAATTTaattagcatatatatatatatatattaagtttagcaaagatgaaaagaaagaggagaagaagtgaagaagtaaaaaggaaaaggacaAAGAGAGGAGAAAGAATGGGAAATTGGGAAGGTGTTTGATAGTACATACCCAAACGCACCGCCACCCGACAAAACGGCAGCCGGATCTCCTTTTGAccttatctctctctctctctctcatttttgaCCATTTCAAACGACGGTGCCCTTCCTCTAATTAAATCTCCACCCTCCATTTTCATCACTCGCATCTCATACTTAATCCCTTACGTCCACATGGAACAAATTAAATCCCACGTTCCctaattttcattaaacattTAGCCACCTTTAccaataaaatatgtttaatcgCAACTCAAATTCATTCcttccttttaaattataatcacATCTGATTGTTATGGTTTTACTGCTATCATTTGTTCTTATTCTGATCATATGGAGGGGCAGGAGCAGAGACGGTCATGTGTTTAATTAAGAAACGTGATGAATGGGAATCAAATAGTTTGATAATAgtaatacaaaattgaaagaagagagagagagagagttgaaATTTTGGAGGCAAAGGGgtaagaagagaagagaatatttgaaattgaagggAGTTtagggaaagggaaaaaataaaaacaactttttaggGGGGGGGGGAAAAACACGCGTGCCTGTCCATGCAGAGTCCTTTGACGTTTCTGCCTTTTctctccccctttttttttacacaCCTAATCCTCCTTCCCGGCCTACATAGCATAACTCTCACTCCATTTCCAATCCCACTACCACTACTACTCTTTCACCTTTAATTCAAActctccattttcattttcttttcttttcttttcttccttttaagTTTTCGTTTTTCTATAAACAACCTTTTAAATTCCCTTTTTTTCAAtccagagagagagagagaggaaaattacaaaaataaataaataaatatataccaaatttcttccattaaaataaaaaatgaagggGGTGAAACTgacataagaaaaattgaaatgttgtGTGTG
This DNA window, taken from Cucumis sativus cultivar 9930 chromosome 6, Cucumber_9930_V3, whole genome shotgun sequence, encodes the following:
- the LOC101207103 gene encoding uncharacterized protein LOC101207103 translates to MMAQKHLHELLEQDQEPFHLNTYIAEKRVNLKRVSPKTHLQVKKRKPISTNSIFPGNFCRNACFTSFHPSPDFRKSPLFEFRSPARNSPCKSPNAIFLHIPARTAGLLLEAALKIHKQKSSSKTKKSQIKNQGFARFGSVLKRLTLRNRNNNRETEACGSGTDLASFGQRKSSIRRQTVQGETSSNNGRSSYGFWSETNEEGGSMDLGTSCSSQSEDSEETSVAYFGEDYCESPFRFVLQRSPSFGCRTPDFLSPAASPCGRNKEDIVVAESLNKFQVEEDEEDKEQCSPVSVLDAPFDDSYDEGHGDRERDGDGDAEDYDMECSYATVQRTKQQLLNKLRRFERLADLDPIELEKIMLEEEQDENNYNYFDNGECEYYNESVQWDNENDIEWFVEEVASDANFCKSKQFLPQDMRKLVADLVAEEEADRSSDNTREEVIQRVCNRLELWKEVEFNTIDMMVEEDLRKEVGEWKENQEQRVEAATDLELAIFSLLVEELAVELAC